In Candidatus Woesebacteria bacterium, one DNA window encodes the following:
- a CDS encoding Formamidopyrimidine-DNA glycosylase: MPELPEVEAVRVKLSDFLSGHRIESVEIRNSKTFIGDFKEVIGAKFLSFRRFGKVLVLDLDNNYSLLVHLKLTGQLIYRGPKLPNPPPLSKKVIGGIPGPHTLVIFNLDRNGKLYYNDIRKFGWIKLEETDKVGEEKFIKALGLEPPVFENQSGEVLSLASFAQILSKTTRPIKIVLMDQNKIAGVGNIYANDALWLAGIDPRRPSNSLSSKEVEKLFKSMIEALKEGIKRGGSSENTFVTPEGVEGEYQDFTLVYGRDKEKCKRCGAEIKKIQLSGRGTYFCPHCQK; encoded by the coding sequence ATGCCGGAACTTCCTGAGGTAGAAGCGGTTCGAGTCAAGCTTTCAGATTTTCTTTCAGGCCATAGGATTGAAAGCGTTGAAATTCGAAATAGTAAAACTTTTATTGGTGACTTTAAGGAAGTAATTGGGGCAAAATTTTTGAGCTTCCGTCGTTTTGGCAAGGTTTTGGTTCTTGATCTTGATAATAATTATTCTCTTTTAGTTCATCTTAAGCTAACAGGACAACTTATTTATCGTGGCCCAAAACTTCCTAATCCGCCACCTCTTTCTAAAAAGGTAATAGGGGGTATCCCTGGCCCTCACACTCTTGTTATTTTCAACCTTGATAGAAACGGCAAACTTTACTACAACGATATTAGAAAGTTTGGCTGGATTAAACTTGAGGAAACAGATAAAGTGGGGGAGGAAAAATTTATAAAAGCCCTTGGACTTGAGCCACCTGTCTTTGAAAATCAAAGTGGCGAAGTTTTGTCTTTGGCTTCTTTTGCTCAAATTTTGTCAAAGACAACGCGACCTATAAAAATTGTTCTTATGGATCAAAATAAAATTGCAGGAGTTGGCAACATTTATGCCAACGATGCTTTATGGCTTGCGGGAATTGACCCCAGGAGGCCTTCTAACTCTCTTAGCTCAAAAGAAGTAGAAAAGTTGTTCAAAAGTATGATAGAAGCCCTTAAAGAAGGTATAAAAAGAGGTGGTTCAAGTGAGAACACTTTTGTGACGCCAGAGGGTGTTGAAGGGGAGTATCAGGATTTTACCCTTGTTTACGGTCGAGATAAAGAGAAATGCAAAAGGTGTGGTGCGGAAATTAAAAAGATTCAACTTTCAGGTCGTGGAACATATTTTTGCCCTCATTGTCAGAAATAA
- a CDS encoding Type III restriction-modification enzyme helicase subunit: MPLVRALQPVVAAWREGGYKEGTSETTRRLLEWWFWEDHEFADGKPFAFWQAQRKAIENLIYCYEVLETRSLYQLAQRLDARIPVDPSSDKWAKYAFKMATGSGKTMVMAMAIVWSYFNAIKEKRDDFTKNFVLIAPNLIVLDRLMGDSKNPEFFEGGIFKKFPFIPPEWSSDFQLDVIGPDEERESTKPATLYLLNWQKFVERENGETENPVQDILGPKPPSEIAVSLAKLKDRLSRLSNVMVINDEAHRVWSEELVWYKAIENMYNTAGLMCQLDFSATPKDQQGNLFTHIITDYDLGSAIEDNIVKRPKIAELENVPEIESKKASEKYRVQIDAGIKQWKIMRKALAPTGKKPVIFFVTEDNKAADEVAEYLQTFPEFSGDKTLTIHSSRAKDQIAEKDLAKARKAAREIDLPNNPHNAIVSVLMLREGWDVKNVVVVVPLRSFSAKAKIFPEQTLGRGLRKMWPEQKDLIEELIVIEHPEFHNLIEQALAEQGVKIEFTKIDEAYTPPIIIQVEKGKEKFDIEVPMLSGGLTHSVKGIEKLQASALEKGLFDYDSLQARDVVMRKVDMLTKKEEGKEILEFPYADNPQIYIASIANAVLRFARIPGHFDKIAPIVKEYIEKYLFEREVNVESLETLKKLNHPKVRSAIVSVLVDAINNLTVVSEEMKLENRRSCASEIKPFPWTKVAVVAQKCILNFVPVDNDFEAKFVRFLDGANDVDAFIKNETRTINLKIPYIAKDGFLRRYIPDFIVKTKNATAIVETKGREDVDVAAKDLQGKRWCEELGKRTGTRWMFLRIDQKEFEKARYNKFAELII; the protein is encoded by the coding sequence TTGCCTCTTGTCCGCGCGTTGCAGCCGGTGGTGGCGGCGTGGCGCGAGGGTGGATACAAAGAAGGCACGAGTGAGACAACTCGGCGGCTTTTGGAGTGGTGGTTTTGGGAAGACCACGAATTTGCCGACGGAAAACCTTTTGCTTTTTGGCAAGCGCAAAGAAAAGCGATTGAAAATTTGATTTATTGCTACGAAGTTTTAGAAACGCGCAGTTTGTATCAGTTAGCGCAACGGCTTGATGCAAGGATCCCAGTTGATCCCAGTTCAGATAAATGGGCAAAATACGCTTTCAAAATGGCAACAGGTTCAGGCAAAACAATGGTGATGGCAATGGCAATTGTTTGGTCATATTTTAATGCGATAAAAGAAAAGCGAGACGATTTTACAAAAAATTTTGTGCTTATTGCGCCAAACTTAATTGTGCTTGATCGTTTAATGGGTGATTCAAAAAATCCAGAATTTTTTGAAGGTGGGATTTTTAAGAAATTTCCTTTTATTCCACCAGAATGGTCATCAGATTTTCAGCTTGATGTCATCGGGCCTGACGAGGAGCGGGAAAGCACTAAACCTGCGACACTTTATCTTTTAAACTGGCAAAAATTTGTTGAGCGAGAAAACGGTGAAACAGAAAATCCAGTGCAGGATATTTTGGGCCCAAAACCGCCGAGCGAAATTGCTGTTTCTTTGGCAAAACTCAAAGACAGATTGTCTCGTCTTTCAAATGTGATGGTAATAAATGATGAAGCGCATCGCGTTTGGAGTGAAGAGCTGGTTTGGTACAAAGCGATTGAAAATATGTACAATACTGCAGGTCTTATGTGCCAACTTGATTTTTCGGCAACACCAAAAGACCAACAAGGAAATTTATTTACTCATATTATTACTGATTATGATTTGGGAAGTGCAATTGAAGATAATATTGTCAAGCGCCCCAAAATCGCCGAGCTTGAAAACGTGCCAGAAATTGAAAGTAAAAAAGCATCTGAAAAATATCGTGTTCAAATTGATGCAGGTATTAAGCAGTGGAAAATAATGAGAAAAGCGCTTGCTCCAACAGGCAAAAAGCCGGTAATATTTTTTGTTACAGAAGATAATAAAGCCGCTGATGAAGTTGCTGAATATCTGCAGACGTTTCCTGAATTTAGCGGAGACAAAACTTTAACTATTCATTCCAGTAGAGCAAAAGATCAGATTGCTGAAAAAGATTTAGCAAAAGCCCGAAAAGCGGCTCGTGAGATTGACTTGCCAAATAATCCTCATAATGCAATTGTTTCAGTTTTGATGCTTCGTGAGGGTTGGGATGTAAAAAATGTAGTTGTGGTTGTGCCTTTGCGGTCTTTTAGCGCTAAAGCAAAAATTTTTCCAGAGCAGACACTTGGTAGAGGTTTGCGCAAAATGTGGCCGGAGCAAAAAGATTTAATAGAGGAATTAATTGTTATAGAGCATCCCGAGTTCCATAATTTAATTGAGCAGGCTCTTGCTGAACAAGGAGTAAAAATTGAATTTACAAAAATTGATGAAGCATATACACCACCAATTATCATTCAAGTTGAAAAGGGTAAGGAAAAGTTTGATATAGAAGTGCCAATGCTTTCCGGCGGACTGACACATTCTGTAAAAGGAATTGAGAAATTACAAGCAAGTGCTTTAGAAAAGGGTTTATTTGATTACGACTCTTTGCAGGCGCGAGATGTTGTGATGCGTAAGGTGGATATGCTCACAAAGAAAGAGGAGGGAAAAGAAATATTAGAATTTCCCTATGCTGATAATCCCCAGATTTATATTGCAAGTATTGCTAATGCAGTTTTGCGGTTTGCGCGAATACCAGGACATTTTGATAAAATTGCCCCAATTGTTAAGGAATACATTGAAAAATATCTTTTTGAGAGAGAAGTTAATGTTGAAAGTCTTGAGACATTAAAAAAACTTAATCATCCAAAAGTACGCAGCGCAATAGTTTCTGTTCTTGTCGATGCCATAAACAATTTGACAGTAGTCTCAGAAGAGATGAAGCTTGAAAATCGAAGGTCGTGTGCATCAGAAATTAAACCTTTTCCGTGGACAAAAGTTGCTGTAGTAGCGCAAAAGTGCATATTGAATTTTGTACCAGTTGATAATGATTTTGAAGCGAAGTTTGTGAGATTTCTTGATGGAGCAAATGATGTTGATGCTTTTATTAAGAACGAAACACGAACAATCAATCTTAAGATTCCGTATATTGCCAAGGACGGATTTTTGCGTCGCTACATTCCCGATTTTATCGTTAAAACGAAAAATGCAACAGCAATTGTAGAAACAAAGGGACGTGAGGACGTTGACGTGGCGGCGAAGGATTTGCAAGGTAAAAGATGGTGTGAGGAGCTTGGCAAGCGAACTGGAACAAGATGGATGTTCTTGCGCATTGACCAAAAGGAATTTGAAAAAGCGAGGTATAACAAGTTTGCAGAATTGATAATCTGA
- a CDS encoding ATP-dependent DNA ligase LigC, translated as MRFSEFSLYLEKLEKTSSRIEITKILADLIKKAESSEIDKICYLVLGSLRPKYEGLVFNLAEKMVIEAIAIAYDTQKEDVVSLFKEKGDLGDVALFLSGKKGIKGDLSVEKAYNLLVEIARDEGEGSQERKINKLSEILLSLGGDSAKFVIRIVLGKLRLGFSDKTILDALSWFEANDKSLKPLLEKAYSVLPDVGLLSLQVKKLGVKGASESISPQVGVPVLPMLAQRLKDPREMIQKMKKVGVEPKIDGLRIQIHLLKGKNGFVKAYTRNLNEVSWMFPELNKIGDSIKSQAVILDSEAVGVDEKRKKLADFQTTMTRRRKHEIETYSSSVPIKFFVFDILLDGNENLMNLAFDRRKERLKKVVFDSEVVKVVDYQETDSADEIARLFKENIKKGFEGIMLKKIDSHYVPGRTGWRWVKMKEGEESEGKLADTVDGVIMGYYLGKGKRTKFGVGGFLVGIVDKDKIKSLTKLGTGLTDDEFYLLKEKLKGLEVKEKPKEYEEVDKTLVPDFWVRPSLVVEIAADEVTKSPIHSSGYALRFPRLVRLREDKDAFSATSLSEIRNLLSLR; from the coding sequence ATGAGATTTTCTGAGTTTTCTTTATATCTTGAAAAACTTGAGAAGACTTCTTCAAGGATAGAGATAACAAAAATACTGGCCGATTTAATTAAGAAGGCCGAATCTTCTGAGATTGATAAGATTTGCTATCTTGTCTTAGGCTCCTTGCGTCCAAAATACGAAGGCTTGGTTTTTAATCTAGCAGAGAAGATGGTGATAGAAGCAATTGCCATTGCCTATGATACTCAAAAAGAGGATGTCGTATCTTTATTTAAGGAAAAAGGAGATTTGGGAGATGTAGCTTTATTTCTTTCAGGGAAGAAAGGAATAAAAGGCGATTTATCTGTTGAAAAAGCTTATAATCTTTTAGTTGAAATTGCTCGTGACGAAGGGGAAGGAAGCCAAGAAAGAAAAATCAATAAATTATCTGAAATTCTGTTATCTTTGGGGGGCGATTCTGCTAAGTTTGTTATCAGAATAGTTTTGGGAAAATTAAGGCTTGGTTTTTCTGATAAAACTATTCTTGACGCTTTGTCTTGGTTTGAGGCAAATGACAAATCTTTAAAGCCACTTCTTGAGAAAGCTTATTCTGTTTTACCCGATGTTGGACTTCTTTCACTTCAGGTTAAAAAACTTGGTGTTAAAGGAGCTTCAGAATCTATTTCTCCTCAAGTTGGAGTTCCTGTTTTACCAATGCTTGCTCAAAGGCTTAAAGATCCTCGTGAGATGATTCAAAAAATGAAAAAAGTTGGGGTTGAGCCTAAAATTGATGGTTTACGGATTCAAATTCATCTTCTAAAAGGTAAGAATGGTTTTGTCAAAGCCTATACTCGCAATTTGAATGAGGTTTCCTGGATGTTTCCCGAGCTTAATAAAATTGGGGATTCTATCAAATCTCAAGCAGTTATTTTAGATAGTGAGGCAGTTGGGGTAGATGAAAAAAGGAAAAAACTGGCAGACTTTCAGACTACAATGACAAGAAGAAGAAAGCATGAGATAGAAACCTACAGTTCATCTGTCCCTATTAAGTTTTTTGTTTTTGATATCTTGCTTGATGGTAATGAAAACTTGATGAATCTTGCTTTTGACAGAAGAAAAGAAAGACTCAAGAAAGTGGTTTTTGATAGCGAAGTAGTAAAAGTTGTTGATTATCAGGAAACCGACAGCGCTGATGAGATAGCAAGGTTGTTTAAAGAGAATATCAAGAAAGGTTTTGAGGGGATAATGCTTAAAAAAATAGACAGTCATTATGTTCCAGGTAGAACCGGTTGGCGATGGGTGAAAATGAAAGAAGGGGAGGAAAGCGAGGGTAAGTTGGCAGATACTGTAGATGGGGTGATTATGGGTTATTATCTTGGCAAGGGCAAAAGGACCAAGTTTGGTGTTGGTGGCTTTTTGGTGGGGATTGTTGACAAGGACAAAATCAAGTCTTTAACAAAATTAGGGACAGGTTTAACTGACGATGAGTTTTATTTGCTCAAAGAAAAATTGAAAGGCCTTGAAGTTAAAGAGAAGCCGAAAGAATATGAAGAAGTTGATAAAACTTTGGTTCCTGATTTCTGGGTTAGACCTTCCTTGGTGGTTGAAATTGCAGCTGATGAGGTAACCAAAAGTCCGATTCATTCTTCAGGCTACGCATTGAGATTTCCTCGTTTGGTAAGACTAAGAGAAGATAAAGACGCTTTTTCTGCAACAAGTCTTTCTGAGATTAGAAATCTTTTATCTTTGAGGTGA
- a CDS encoding DNA recombination and repair protein RecF, with the protein MIEKLYLDQFRNFRKKRIDFSPLINVIVGPNASGKTNILESLFLLSTGKSFKARLEEEMVNYSSEMARVIGVLGVEAHDKKLLESESSGEESEKTRLEVILTRGELNIESSFPQKVPRKKLLVNQISRRLIDFAGILKVVLFAPQDLDLVTQSPNLRRRFLDTVLSQVDREYRRSILSYEKGLRQRNRLLLKIREEGLSRSQLLFWDKLLIKNGDYISRAREEFISFVNTIQFEEPLSDFEIEYDKSAISEARLEQYAEEEVMAATTLVGPHRDDFIFKSKSKGGRDIALFGSRGEQRMAVLWLKIAEYSFIETKTKDKPVFLLDDIFSELDHKNRLIVFDFLKGDNSFSLVKVGQSIITTADEHYLEELEKVEKIRL; encoded by the coding sequence ATGATTGAGAAATTATATTTAGACCAATTCAGAAATTTTAGGAAAAAAAGGATTGATTTCTCTCCCTTAATTAATGTTATTGTTGGGCCTAATGCTTCGGGAAAAACTAATATTCTTGAATCTCTCTTTCTGCTTTCAACAGGCAAAAGCTTTAAAGCTCGTCTTGAAGAGGAGATGGTCAATTATTCCTCCGAAATGGCAAGGGTTATTGGAGTTTTGGGGGTAGAGGCCCACGATAAAAAACTTTTGGAAAGTGAGTCTTCAGGTGAAGAATCTGAAAAGACTAGGCTTGAAGTTATCTTGACTCGAGGCGAATTAAATATCGAGAGTTCTTTCCCTCAGAAAGTGCCAAGGAAGAAACTTTTGGTTAATCAAATCTCAAGGCGCCTTATTGATTTTGCCGGGATACTTAAAGTTGTTCTTTTTGCACCTCAGGATTTAGATCTTGTGACGCAGTCGCCAAACTTAAGGCGCAGATTTTTGGACACTGTTTTGTCGCAGGTTGATAGGGAGTATAGAAGGTCAATTCTTTCTTATGAGAAAGGGTTAAGGCAAAGAAATAGGTTGCTTTTGAAGATTCGCGAAGAGGGGTTGTCACGAAGCCAGCTTTTGTTTTGGGACAAGCTTTTGATCAAAAATGGAGACTATATCAGTCGGGCGCGGGAAGAATTTATTAGTTTTGTAAATACCATTCAATTTGAAGAGCCTCTGTCTGATTTTGAGATAGAGTATGACAAAAGCGCAATAAGCGAGGCAAGGCTTGAACAATATGCTGAAGAGGAAGTAATGGCGGCGACTACCTTGGTGGGACCGCATAGAGACGACTTTATTTTTAAAAGCAAATCAAAAGGTGGACGCGATATTGCTCTTTTTGGTAGCCGAGGTGAACAGAGAATGGCGGTTTTATGGCTTAAGATTGCTGAATATTCTTTTATTGAAACAAAGACAAAAGATAAACCTGTTTTTTTGCTTGATGATATTTTTTCTGAGCTTGACCACAAGAACAGACTTATTGTTTTTGATTTTTTGAAAGGAGACAACAGCTTTTCGTTGGTTAAGGTTGGTCAGTCTATAATTACAACTGCGGACGAGCATTACCTGGAAGAACTAGAAAAAGTAGAAAAAATTAGACTCTAG
- a CDS encoding Cation-transporting ATPase, E1-E2 family: MFNKEKLKGLSSSEAERLLIENGPNVLPERKPPSDLSIFISQIKSPLVYVLIFAGLMTYFTGHTSDTLIILAAILINSLLGFFQERKASKTIHALKKMVAYKSEVVRDGRRITIDSSQIVIGDIVYLFAGVRVPADGELVETQKLFVDESLVTGESYPVGKKVGNKVFMGTNVYSGNGIMKVTATGALSQMGDIASSSQQIFEETPLRQQLVAFSKKLVLLITLLVGIVFLVSILRGFDFLEAFMVSIALAVSAVPEGLLICLTVILAIGMWRMAKRKGLVRRLVSAETLGGVTVVCLDKTGTLTEGQLEVVDFLGNKREIAYQMIVANDLDDPMLVSAYNWASRELEGVKNLAKRVDTLPFSTDSRFFACLVEDKNKRRTIYVNGAPEILIEGTSLEKNEKEKVKKKISDLILKGGFRALGLAKKKVSGSKVTIKNNDVRSNLEWVGTLFFSDPVRLGVAESLAKMEKANVKLLFITGDYPQTAISVLNSLGINLREDEIIIGDDLVKMSDNVLKSRIKSIKLFARTTPSLKLRIVNALKANGEVVAMIGDGVNDAPALNRADIGVVVGSATDVAKEIADLILLDSKFETIVAAIEEGRNIFNNLRRVIVYLMSTAFNEIIAVFGAFFLNFPLPVTAAQILWINLVSDGFPNLSLTVEPKGKDLMKAHPKEFSGDLFANWMKVLVLLVGFVSGVIALFLFGMALNSGMDLTTARSIAFVSLGSNSLIYVFSVRKLKDKFRFNDFLSNKWLVIAVFVGFFLQVLPFLSPSLRDFFKVSFFPVFYWFFILAGSLFMFLMIEFFKIFLRR; this comes from the coding sequence ATGTTTAACAAAGAAAAGCTGAAAGGCCTAAGTAGTAGCGAAGCTGAAAGGCTTTTGATTGAGAATGGTCCCAATGTTTTGCCTGAGAGAAAACCGCCTTCTGATTTATCCATCTTTATCTCGCAAATTAAAAGTCCGCTTGTTTACGTCTTAATTTTTGCCGGTTTGATGACTTATTTTACTGGTCATACCTCAGACACCTTGATTATTTTGGCTGCTATCCTAATAAATTCTTTGCTTGGCTTCTTTCAGGAAAGAAAAGCTAGTAAAACCATACATGCCTTGAAAAAAATGGTTGCTTATAAATCAGAGGTTGTAAGGGATGGCAGGAGAATTACTATTGATTCTTCCCAAATTGTGATTGGTGATATTGTTTATCTTTTTGCCGGGGTTCGGGTTCCTGCTGATGGTGAATTAGTCGAAACCCAAAAGTTGTTTGTAGACGAGTCTTTGGTGACAGGGGAAAGTTATCCTGTTGGTAAGAAAGTTGGTAACAAGGTGTTTATGGGGACTAATGTTTATTCAGGAAATGGAATTATGAAAGTAACTGCTACGGGAGCCTTAAGTCAGATGGGGGATATAGCCTCCAGTTCTCAACAGATTTTTGAAGAGACTCCTTTAAGGCAGCAACTAGTTGCCTTTTCTAAAAAACTGGTACTTCTGATTACTCTTTTGGTCGGGATAGTTTTTTTGGTAAGTATTTTGAGGGGTTTTGATTTCCTTGAAGCCTTTATGGTTTCTATAGCCTTGGCTGTTTCAGCTGTCCCTGAAGGGTTGCTTATTTGTCTGACTGTGATTTTAGCTATTGGTATGTGGAGAATGGCAAAAAGGAAGGGGTTGGTTCGAAGACTTGTTTCAGCCGAGACTTTGGGGGGAGTAACAGTTGTTTGTCTTGATAAAACAGGAACTTTGACAGAGGGCCAATTGGAAGTCGTTGATTTTCTTGGTAATAAAAGAGAGATTGCTTACCAGATGATTGTAGCAAACGATTTAGATGACCCCATGTTGGTTTCAGCCTACAATTGGGCTTCTCGTGAACTGGAAGGTGTTAAAAATTTAGCAAAAAGGGTTGATACCCTGCCGTTTTCAACAGATTCAAGATTTTTTGCATGTTTAGTGGAGGATAAGAACAAAAGAAGGACTATCTATGTTAATGGGGCTCCTGAAATCTTGATTGAGGGGACTAGCCTTGAAAAGAATGAAAAGGAGAAAGTCAAAAAGAAGATTTCAGATTTAATTTTGAAAGGTGGTTTTAGAGCCTTGGGTCTAGCTAAAAAGAAGGTTTCTGGTTCTAAGGTTACTATCAAAAACAATGATGTTAGATCAAACCTAGAATGGGTTGGAACCCTTTTCTTTTCTGATCCTGTACGTTTGGGTGTAGCCGAATCTTTAGCCAAAATGGAAAAAGCGAATGTTAAATTGTTATTTATTACTGGCGATTATCCCCAAACGGCTATTTCTGTTCTTAATTCTTTGGGTATTAATTTAAGGGAAGATGAAATTATAATTGGTGATGATTTGGTGAAGATGTCTGATAATGTCTTGAAATCAAGAATAAAGAGTATAAAACTTTTTGCAAGAACAACACCTTCTTTAAAACTTAGAATAGTTAATGCCCTGAAAGCAAACGGAGAGGTTGTAGCAATGATTGGTGATGGTGTTAATGATGCCCCTGCTTTGAATAGAGCCGATATAGGTGTTGTTGTTGGTTCTGCTACAGATGTTGCCAAAGAAATCGCGGATTTGATTCTTCTTGATTCAAAATTTGAAACGATTGTTGCGGCAATTGAGGAGGGGAGGAATATTTTTAATAACTTAAGGAGGGTAATAGTATATCTTATGAGTACTGCTTTTAACGAAATAATTGCTGTTTTTGGTGCTTTCTTTTTAAATTTTCCTTTGCCTGTAACTGCTGCCCAGATACTGTGGATTAACCTTGTTTCTGATGGTTTTCCCAATTTATCTCTGACGGTTGAGCCGAAAGGTAAAGATTTAATGAAAGCACACCCCAAAGAGTTTTCGGGAGACTTATTTGCAAACTGGATGAAAGTTTTGGTTCTATTGGTTGGTTTTGTGTCGGGGGTAATAGCCCTCTTTCTTTTTGGCATGGCTTTAAATAGCGGTATGGATTTGACTACAGCCCGTTCGATTGCCTTTGTTAGCTTGGGTAGCAATTCTTTGATTTATGTCTTTTCTGTGAGAAAGCTTAAGGACAAGTTTCGATTTAACGATTTTTTATCTAA
- a CDS encoding Fic family protein, translating to MYQPKYTITNKILTNIGKIEAAKEVIENAPLVPSFEKQFQSDAFVRTVHHGTHIEGNDLSLLQTRKVLEGEAIVAKHRDIQEVINYRNVVELLEELAFKKGGYEIEMITEIHRLTTDKLVSDEEKGVFRKVQVVVKNEETGEAILKPPAFVEVPHLIGKLMEFLNSDLAKEIHPVLLAGITHYFLVAVHPFVEGNGRTARAFSTLVLIKSGYDIKRFFSLEEHFDSDPLAYYQALAEVDKQAVDVRERDLTSWLEYFTGVVAIELEKVKEKVRRISLDTRFKLKVGTQVALTERQMRLIEYISDRGGAGMKELRNVLKMVSEDTILRDLRVLLEKGIIKKEGSTKASRYVIAGK from the coding sequence ATGTACCAGCCTAAATACACAATTACCAATAAGATTCTTACTAACATTGGCAAGATTGAAGCGGCAAAAGAGGTAATTGAGAATGCTCCTTTAGTTCCTTCTTTTGAGAAGCAGTTTCAGTCAGATGCTTTTGTAAGAACTGTTCACCATGGCACCCATATTGAAGGCAATGATCTTTCACTTCTTCAGACAAGAAAGGTTTTGGAGGGGGAGGCAATAGTTGCCAAACACAGAGATATTCAAGAGGTAATAAATTACAGAAATGTGGTTGAACTTTTGGAGGAACTTGCTTTCAAAAAGGGTGGGTATGAAATTGAGATGATAACTGAAATTCATCGTCTGACTACTGACAAATTGGTGAGTGATGAGGAAAAAGGAGTTTTCCGCAAAGTGCAGGTGGTTGTTAAAAATGAAGAGACGGGAGAAGCAATTCTTAAGCCCCCTGCTTTTGTAGAGGTGCCGCACTTAATTGGGAAGTTGATGGAGTTTTTGAATAGTGATCTTGCTAAAGAGATTCATCCTGTTCTTTTGGCTGGCATTACTCATTATTTTTTGGTTGCTGTTCACCCTTTTGTTGAGGGAAATGGGAGGACTGCCCGCGCCTTTTCTACCCTGGTTTTAATTAAAAGCGGCTATGATATTAAGCGTTTCTTTTCTCTTGAAGAACATTTTGACAGTGATCCTCTAGCATATTACCAAGCCCTAGCTGAAGTTGATAAACAAGCAGTTGATGTAAGAGAGCGAGATCTAACATCTTGGCTTGAATATTTTACAGGAGTTGTTGCAATTGAGCTTGAGAAAGTAAAAGAAAAGGTTCGTCGTATTTCGCTTGATACAAGGTTTAAGCTCAAAGTAGGAACACAAGTAGCTTTGACGGAGCGCCAGATGAGGTTGATTGAGTATATTTCGGATCGTGGAGGTGCTGGAATGAAGGAATTAAGGAATGTTTTGAAGATGGTTTCAGAGGATACAATCTTGAGAGACTTAAGAGTTTTGCTTGAGAAGGGTATAATCAAAAAGGAAGGATCGACTAAAGCATCAAGATATGTAATTGCTGGAAAATAA